In Streptomyces sp. NBC_00483, a single window of DNA contains:
- a CDS encoding sugar phosphate isomerase/epimerase family protein, with protein sequence MPRPFTLFTGQWADLPLEDVCRIARDAGYNGLELACWGDHFEVDKALDDPDYVKGRHALLDKYGLKCWAISNHLVGQAVCDAIIDERHEAILPARIWGHGEAEGVRQRAAAEIKDTARAAAAFGVDTVIGFTGSAIWHLVAMFPPAPESMIERGYEDFAERWNPILDVFDAEGVRFAHEVHPSEIAYDYWTTHRALEAVDHRRAFGLNFDPSHFVWQDLDPVGFLYDFRDRILHVDCKEARKRLDGRNGRLGSHLPWGDPRRGWDFVSAGHGDVPWEDVFRMLRSIDYSGPISVEWEDAGMDRLQGAPEALTRLKAFDYEPPTASFDAAFNS encoded by the coding sequence ATGCCCCGCCCGTTCACCCTCTTCACCGGTCAGTGGGCCGACCTGCCGCTCGAAGACGTGTGCCGCATCGCCCGCGACGCCGGCTACAACGGACTCGAACTCGCCTGCTGGGGCGACCACTTCGAGGTCGACAAGGCCCTCGACGACCCCGATTACGTCAAGGGACGCCACGCCCTGCTCGACAAGTACGGCCTCAAGTGCTGGGCCATCTCCAACCACCTGGTCGGCCAGGCCGTCTGCGACGCCATCATCGACGAGCGCCACGAGGCGATCCTGCCCGCCCGCATCTGGGGGCACGGCGAGGCCGAGGGCGTCCGCCAGCGGGCCGCCGCCGAGATCAAGGACACCGCCCGCGCGGCCGCAGCCTTCGGCGTCGACACCGTCATCGGCTTCACCGGATCGGCCATCTGGCATCTCGTCGCCATGTTCCCGCCCGCGCCCGAGTCGATGATCGAGCGCGGCTACGAGGACTTCGCCGAACGCTGGAACCCCATCCTCGACGTGTTCGACGCCGAGGGCGTCCGCTTCGCCCACGAGGTCCACCCGAGCGAGATCGCGTACGACTACTGGACAACGCACCGCGCCCTGGAGGCAGTCGACCACCGCCGGGCCTTCGGCCTGAACTTCGACCCCTCCCACTTCGTGTGGCAGGACCTCGACCCGGTCGGCTTCCTCTACGACTTCCGCGACCGCATTCTCCACGTCGACTGCAAGGAGGCCCGCAAGCGCCTCGACGGCCGCAACGGCCGCCTCGGCTCCCACCTCCCGTGGGGAGACCCCCGTCGCGGCTGGGACTTCGTGTCCGCCGGGCACGGGGACGTCCCCTGGGAGGACGTGTTCCGCATGCTCCGCTCCATCGACTACTCCGGGCCGATCTCGGTGGAGTGGGAGGACGCGGGCATGGACCGCCTCCAGGGCGCCCCCGAGGCGCTGACCCGCCTGAAGGCGTTCGACTACGAGCCGCCCACGGCGTCCTTCGACGCCGCGTTCAACAGCTGA
- a CDS encoding PQQ-dependent sugar dehydrogenase, translated as MHRKRLRTRNALALLTGTLLAAASLTFSAAAAPAPADEKIAAEDFQQVTLAKGAEEVGEPMSLAVLPDRKVLHTSRDGVLRLTDENGTTKVAGKLDVYTHDEEGLQGVGVDPNFSENRAIYLYYAPPLNTPAGDAPNDGTAADFAPFDGYNRLSRFTLDTDGTLNKDSEKKVLDVATSRGICCHVGGDIDFDKDGNLYLSTGDDSNPFASDGYSPIDERGTRNPAYDAQRSAGNTNDLRGKILRVKVAADGSYTVPDGNLFAPGTDKTRPEIYAMGFRNPFRMSVDKPTGTVYVGDYGPDAGTADPGRGPAGQVEFARVTKAANFGWPYCTGNNDAYVDYDFATSTSGAKFDCAAPKNTSPHNTGLTDLPPAQTAWIPYDGGSLPEFGSGSESPMAGPVYRYDAANTSPVKFPEAYDGDFFAGEFGRQWIKRIEQDGDGKVTSINPFPWTGTQVMDMAFGPDGALYVLDYGLSWFGGDENSALYRIENATEGHSPTIDAKADKTSGQAPLKARFTSTASDADGDALTYSWNFGDGTTGTGASPSHTYKKNGTYTATVTAKDSTGRTGSADVHLVVGNTAPKVTLQLPADGQLFTFGDKVPFKVKVTDPEDGAIDCAKVKVTHILGHDSHGHPITSATGCSGTIQTSADSEHDPNANVFGVFDAEYTDKGANGQPALTTHDQHVTQQKHRQAEHYGDSKGVSVVSHDTANGGKAVGTIDNGDWISFKPYAIGNAKSLKARVASAGAGGTLEIRTGSATGKVIGKAKVAPTGSWETYTDVTTAISYPPTKSTTLYLVFKGSGSSLFEIDDFTFTTS; from the coding sequence GTGCACAGGAAACGCCTGAGAACCCGCAACGCACTCGCCCTGCTCACCGGCACCCTGCTCGCCGCGGCCTCGCTCACCTTCTCGGCGGCCGCGGCACCCGCGCCCGCCGACGAGAAGATCGCGGCCGAGGACTTCCAGCAGGTCACCCTCGCCAAGGGCGCGGAAGAGGTCGGCGAGCCGATGTCGCTGGCCGTCCTGCCGGACCGCAAGGTCCTGCACACCTCGCGCGACGGCGTGCTGCGCCTGACCGACGAGAACGGCACCACCAAGGTCGCCGGCAAACTCGACGTCTACACCCACGACGAAGAGGGCCTCCAGGGCGTCGGCGTCGACCCGAACTTCAGCGAGAACCGCGCGATCTATCTCTACTACGCGCCCCCGCTGAACACCCCGGCGGGCGACGCCCCCAACGACGGCACCGCCGCCGACTTCGCCCCCTTCGACGGCTACAACCGGCTCTCGCGGTTCACGCTCGACACCGACGGCACGCTGAACAAGGACTCGGAGAAGAAGGTCCTCGACGTCGCGACCTCGCGCGGCATCTGTTGCCACGTCGGCGGCGACATCGACTTCGACAAGGACGGCAACCTGTACCTGTCGACGGGCGACGACTCCAACCCGTTCGCCTCCGACGGCTACTCGCCCATCGACGAGCGCGGCACCCGCAACCCGGCCTACGACGCCCAGCGTTCGGCAGGCAACACCAACGACCTGCGCGGCAAGATCCTCCGCGTCAAGGTCGCGGCCGACGGCTCGTACACCGTCCCCGACGGCAACCTGTTCGCGCCCGGCACCGACAAGACGCGCCCCGAGATCTACGCGATGGGCTTCCGCAATCCGTTCCGGATGAGCGTCGACAAGCCCACCGGCACCGTCTACGTCGGCGACTACGGGCCCGACGCGGGCACCGCAGACCCGGGCCGCGGCCCCGCGGGCCAGGTCGAGTTCGCCCGCGTGACGAAGGCGGCGAACTTCGGCTGGCCGTACTGCACCGGCAACAACGACGCCTACGTGGACTACGACTTCGCGACGAGCACCTCCGGTGCGAAGTTCGACTGCGCGGCGCCCAAGAACACTTCGCCGCACAACACCGGCCTCACCGACCTGCCGCCCGCGCAGACCGCGTGGATCCCGTACGACGGCGGCTCCCTCCCGGAGTTCGGCTCCGGCTCCGAGTCCCCGATGGCCGGCCCCGTCTACCGCTACGACGCCGCCAACACCTCCCCGGTGAAGTTCCCCGAGGCGTACGACGGCGACTTCTTCGCCGGCGAGTTCGGCCGGCAGTGGATCAAGCGGATCGAGCAGGACGGCGACGGCAAGGTCACCTCGATCAACCCGTTCCCCTGGACCGGCACCCAGGTGATGGACATGGCCTTCGGCCCCGACGGCGCGCTGTACGTCCTCGACTACGGCCTCTCCTGGTTCGGCGGCGACGAGAACTCCGCCCTGTACCGCATCGAGAACGCCACCGAAGGACACTCGCCGACCATCGACGCCAAGGCCGACAAGACCTCCGGCCAGGCGCCCCTGAAGGCCCGGTTCACCTCCACGGCCTCGGACGCCGACGGTGACGCGCTCACGTACTCCTGGAACTTCGGCGACGGCACCACCGGCACCGGCGCCTCGCCCAGTCACACCTACAAGAAGAACGGCACGTACACCGCGACCGTGACCGCCAAGGACTCCACCGGCCGCACCGGCAGCGCCGACGTGCACCTCGTCGTCGGCAACACCGCGCCCAAGGTGACCCTGCAACTGCCCGCCGACGGCCAGCTGTTCACCTTCGGCGACAAGGTCCCCTTCAAGGTGAAGGTCACCGACCCCGAGGACGGGGCCATCGACTGCGCCAAGGTCAAGGTCACCCACATCCTCGGCCACGACAGCCACGGTCACCCGATCACCTCGGCCACCGGCTGCTCCGGCACCATCCAGACCAGCGCCGACAGCGAGCACGACCCGAACGCCAACGTCTTCGGAGTCTTCGACGCCGAGTACACCGACAAGGGCGCCAACGGCCAGCCGGCGCTGACCACGCACGATCAGCACGTCACCCAGCAGAAGCACCGCCAGGCCGAGCACTACGGCGACTCCAAGGGTGTGTCGGTCGTCAGCCACGACACGGCCAACGGCGGCAAGGCCGTCGGCACCATCGACAACGGCGACTGGATCTCCTTCAAGCCGTACGCGATCGGGAACGCCAAGTCCCTGAAGGCGCGCGTCGCCTCGGCCGGGGCCGGCGGCACCCTCGAGATCCGCACCGGCTCGGCGACCGGCAAGGTCATCGGCAAGGCCAAGGTCGCACCGACCGGGTCGTGGGAGACGTACACCGACGTCACCACGGCCATCAGCTATCCGCCCACCAAGAGCACCACGCTCTACCTGGTCTTCAAGGGCTCGGGCAGCTCCCTGTTCGAGATCGACGACTTCACCTTCACCACGAGCTGA
- a CDS encoding ThuA domain-containing protein, with protein MRTSVRIGLATAAAALLIGGLTAPATSAPQGAEVAGARDRVLVFSKTAGFRHDSIPEGIAALKELGAADRLTVDTTEDATAFTPGNLARYKAVVFLSTTGDVLDATQQKAFEGYVAKGGGYLGVHAAADTEYDWSYYGGLVGAWFQGHPAIQPATVRVEDHHHPATRGLPDAWQRTDEWYNYRSNPRDKDRPVHVLASLDETTYTGGTMNGDHPIAWCQNYGGGRAFYTGLGHTKESYADPAFRGHLRGGLQYATGKVAANCRPNTGYRNIFNGETLDGWKQAGPGGFTVDSTNGTLKSQGGMGLLWYQAKQLKSYSLKLDWKMTGDDNSGVFVGFPASDDPWSAVDKGYEIQIDATDAPDRTTGAIYSFQSADLAARDKALKPPGEWNSYEIKVRGERLQVFLNGVEVNDFTNKDPERSLTDGYIGLQNHGDSDQVSFRKVRLKELNPTSDAGALPGAGD; from the coding sequence ATGCGCACCTCCGTACGCATCGGCCTCGCGACGGCCGCTGCCGCCCTGCTCATCGGCGGCCTCACCGCCCCGGCCACCTCGGCGCCCCAGGGCGCCGAGGTGGCCGGGGCCCGGGACCGGGTCCTGGTGTTCTCCAAGACCGCCGGGTTCCGGCACGACTCCATCCCCGAAGGCATCGCGGCCCTGAAGGAACTCGGCGCCGCCGACCGCCTCACCGTCGACACCACCGAGGACGCGACCGCCTTCACCCCGGGCAACCTCGCCCGGTACAAGGCCGTCGTCTTCCTCTCCACCACCGGCGACGTGCTCGACGCCACCCAACAGAAGGCGTTCGAGGGCTACGTCGCCAAGGGCGGCGGCTACCTGGGCGTGCACGCCGCCGCCGACACCGAGTACGACTGGAGCTACTACGGCGGCCTCGTCGGCGCCTGGTTCCAGGGGCATCCGGCGATCCAGCCGGCCACCGTCCGCGTCGAGGACCACCACCATCCGGCGACCCGCGGCCTGCCGGACGCCTGGCAGCGCACCGACGAGTGGTACAACTACCGCTCCAACCCGCGCGACAAGGACCGGCCTGTTCATGTACTCGCCTCGCTCGACGAGACGACCTACACAGGGGGCACCATGAACGGCGATCACCCGATCGCCTGGTGCCAGAACTACGGCGGCGGCCGCGCCTTCTACACCGGCCTCGGACACACCAAGGAGTCCTACGCCGACCCCGCGTTCCGCGGCCATCTGCGCGGCGGCCTGCAGTACGCCACCGGGAAGGTCGCGGCCAACTGCCGCCCGAACACCGGCTACCGGAACATCTTCAACGGCGAGACGCTCGACGGCTGGAAACAGGCGGGGCCCGGCGGCTTCACCGTGGATTCCACGAACGGGACTCTCAAATCCCAAGGCGGCATGGGCCTGCTCTGGTACCAGGCCAAGCAGCTGAAGTCGTACTCCCTGAAGCTCGACTGGAAGATGACCGGCGACGACAACTCCGGTGTCTTCGTGGGCTTCCCGGCCTCCGACGACCCCTGGTCGGCCGTGGACAAGGGCTACGAGATTCAGATCGACGCCACCGACGCACCCGACCGCACCACCGGCGCGATCTACTCCTTCCAGTCCGCCGACCTCGCGGCCCGCGACAAGGCCCTGAAGCCGCCGGGGGAGTGGAACTCGTACGAGATCAAGGTGCGGGGAGAGCGCCTCCAGGTGTTCCTCAACGGAGTCGAGGTCAACGACTTCACCAACAAGGACCCCGAGCGGAGCCTGACCGACGGCTACATCGGTCTGCAGAACCACGGCGACTCCGACCAGGTGTCCTTCCGCAAGGTCCGCCTGAAGGAACTCAACCCCACGTCCGACGCGGGCGCACTGCCCGGCGCGGGCGACTAG
- a CDS encoding inositol-3-phosphate synthase — translation MSAGSFPAPSSPSSPSSSNRRFGVWLIGARGSVATTAVAGCAAVGAGLHPPSGMVTETEPFTAAGLPSLTSLVFGGHDTLDCPLPKRAEQLAAGGVLPHGLPGAVHGELAAAEREIRPGGPLPGDGRTQDELIAAFTADIQSFVRRHALAGAVVVNVASTEAPPRGDELPASSLYAAAALRAGCPYINFTPSTGLHHPSLQHAAHAAGVPFAGRDGKTGQTLLRSVLGPMFRRRALDVRAWSGTNLLGGGDGAALADPAAAAAKNAGKERVLADTLGAVPQGEVHIDDVPALGDWKTAWDHIAFDGFLGARMTLQTTWQGCDSALAAPLVLDLARLLLRSAQSGLTGPRPELGFYFKDPDPGASSDLDHQYASLLAFADRLRRGGAA, via the coding sequence ATGTCCGCCGGATCCTTCCCCGCTCCGTCCTCCCCGTCCTCTCCGTCCTCCTCGAACCGACGGTTCGGTGTGTGGCTGATCGGGGCCCGCGGCTCCGTCGCCACCACGGCGGTCGCGGGCTGCGCCGCCGTCGGCGCCGGGCTGCATCCGCCCTCCGGGATGGTCACGGAGACCGAGCCATTCACCGCGGCGGGCCTGCCGTCCCTGACATCGCTCGTCTTCGGCGGCCATGACACCCTCGACTGCCCGCTGCCCAAACGCGCCGAACAGCTCGCTGCCGGGGGAGTACTGCCGCACGGCCTGCCGGGCGCGGTGCACGGCGAACTCGCCGCCGCCGAACGGGAGATCAGGCCCGGCGGGCCACTTCCCGGCGACGGCCGCACCCAGGACGAGCTGATCGCCGCCTTCACCGCCGACATCCAGTCCTTCGTACGGCGCCACGCCCTGGCAGGGGCCGTCGTCGTGAACGTCGCCTCCACCGAGGCACCACCACGCGGCGACGAGCTTCCGGCCAGCTCCCTGTACGCGGCGGCGGCCCTGCGCGCCGGCTGCCCGTACATCAACTTCACCCCCTCCACGGGACTCCACCACCCCTCTCTTCAGCACGCGGCCCACGCCGCGGGCGTCCCCTTCGCGGGCCGCGACGGCAAGACCGGGCAGACCCTGCTGCGGTCCGTGCTCGGCCCGATGTTCCGCAGGCGCGCGCTCGACGTGCGCGCCTGGTCCGGCACCAACCTCCTCGGCGGCGGTGACGGCGCGGCCCTGGCCGACCCGGCCGCGGCCGCCGCGAAGAACGCCGGCAAGGAACGCGTCCTCGCCGATACCCTCGGCGCCGTCCCGCAGGGCGAGGTCCACATCGACGACGTCCCGGCGCTCGGTGACTGGAAGACGGCCTGGGACCACATCGCCTTCGACGGCTTCCTCGGCGCGCGGATGACCCTGCAGACCACGTGGCAGGGCTGCGACTCGGCCCTCGCCGCGCCCCTCGTCCTCGACCTCGCGCGCCTGCTGTTGCGCTCCGCGCAGTCCGGACTGACCGGCCCCCGCCCGGAGTTGGGCTTCTACTTCAAGGATCCCGACCCCGGCGCATCCTCCGACCTGGACCACCAGTACGCCTCCCTGCTCGCCTTCGCGGACCGCCTGCGGCGCGGCGGTGCGGCATGA
- a CDS encoding SCO3242 family prenyltransferase: MSGAAAGGAGERGRGRAPVVRGPGRDAGSGLRRRGRAWVELLRLPALLTVPGDALDGAAATGSRPTRGTFLAVGASVSLYAAGMALNDWADRDEDARDRPHRPLPSGRIRPAHALAAAGALTGAGLALACRAGRTTGAVATALAATVWAYDLRLKGTAAGPPAMGTARALDLLMGAAATRPAGAPGPLPQALTAAATLAAHTTAVTTVSRNETQGGSVTGPLTALATGTAIAAALLAPRARDVRWARGEGRGASGGVNPRAAGDGLPSPYAEAGMGVGAALSTKAAPRLLRGRRDNPAGPLAQRPQATSPAPITLTLPVTAYATTALRPLFHAALNPSPPLTQRAVGAGIRALVPLQSALAARSGAPVTALATLALAPLARHFAKKVSVT; encoded by the coding sequence ATGAGCGGGGCGGCTGCCGGCGGGGCAGGGGAGCGGGGTCGGGGCCGGGCGCCGGTTGTGCGGGGGCCGGGTCGGGACGCGGGCTCCGGGTTGCGGCGGCGGGGCCGGGCGTGGGTCGAACTCCTCCGCCTTCCGGCCCTGTTGACCGTCCCGGGCGACGCCTTGGACGGGGCCGCGGCGACGGGATCCCGCCCGACCCGTGGCACGTTCCTGGCCGTCGGCGCCTCCGTCAGCCTGTACGCGGCGGGCATGGCGCTCAACGACTGGGCCGACCGGGACGAGGACGCCCGCGACCGCCCCCACCGCCCGCTGCCCTCCGGCCGCATCCGACCGGCCCACGCCCTGGCGGCGGCGGGCGCGTTGACGGGCGCGGGCCTCGCCCTGGCCTGCCGGGCGGGCCGGACGACCGGCGCGGTGGCCACGGCACTCGCGGCCACGGTGTGGGCGTACGACCTGCGCCTGAAGGGCACCGCGGCGGGCCCGCCGGCGATGGGCACGGCCCGCGCCCTGGACCTGCTGATGGGGGCGGCGGCGACGCGCCCGGCGGGCGCGCCCGGGCCCCTGCCCCAGGCCCTCACGGCGGCCGCCACCTTGGCCGCCCACACGACCGCGGTCACCACCGTCTCCCGCAACGAAACCCAGGGAGGCTCCGTCACCGGCCCCTTGACGGCCCTGGCCACGGGCACCGCGATCGCCGCCGCGCTCCTGGCCCCGCGGGCGAGAGACGTCCGCTGGGCGCGGGGCGAGGGTCGGGGCGCGTCCGGGGGCGTGAACCCGCGTGCAGCAGGGGACGGGCTCCCGAGCCCGTATGCCGAAGCCGGCATGGGAGTGGGCGCCGCCCTCAGCACCAAGGCCGCCCCCAGGCTGCTGCGCGGCCGCCGGGACAACCCCGCAGGCCCTCTCGCCCAACGCCCCCAGGCCACAAGCCCCGCCCCGATCACCCTCACCCTCCCCGTCACCGCATACGCCACCACCGCCCTGCGCCCCCTCTTCCACGCCGCCCTCAACCCCTCACCCCCGCTCACCCAACGCGCCGTCGGCGCCGGCATCCGAGCGCTCGTCCCCCTCCAGTCCGCGCTGGCCGCCCGCTCCGGCGCCCCGGTGACGGCCCTCGCCACCCTCGCCCTGGCCCCGCTCGCCCGCCACTTCGCGAAGAAGGTGAGCGTCACATGA
- a CDS encoding sugar phosphate isomerase/epimerase family protein — MTASGTEPAPPRWGYGTNGLTDLRLDDALGLLADLGYDGVGLTLDHMHLDPLAPDLAARTGEVARTLDRHRLTATVETGARYVLDPRRKHGPSLLDPDPDARDARIRLLIRAVRVAADLGAHAVHCFSGVTPDGTDPDAAWKRLTAALTPVLEAADAAGVPLAIEPEPGQLLATLADFHRLRRDLGSPEGLGLTLDIGHCQCLEPLPPADCVRAAAPWLRHVQIEDMRRGVHEHLPFGEGEIDFPPVLDALATTGYRGLAVVELPRHSHAGPQLAARSLDFLRSVTRPAPRGGTP; from the coding sequence ATGACCGCGAGCGGCACGGAACCGGCCCCGCCCCGCTGGGGATACGGCACCAACGGCCTCACCGACCTGCGCCTCGACGACGCCCTCGGGCTGCTCGCCGACCTCGGCTACGACGGCGTCGGGCTCACCCTCGACCACATGCACCTCGATCCCCTCGCCCCGGACCTGGCGGCCCGCACCGGCGAGGTGGCCCGGACCCTCGACCGGCACCGGCTCACGGCCACCGTGGAGACCGGCGCCCGCTACGTTCTCGACCCACGCCGCAAACACGGCCCCTCCCTCCTCGACCCGGACCCCGACGCCCGGGACGCCCGTATCCGCCTGCTCATCCGTGCCGTCCGGGTCGCCGCCGACCTGGGTGCCCACGCGGTGCACTGCTTCAGCGGCGTCACCCCCGACGGCACCGACCCGGACGCCGCCTGGAAGCGACTCACCGCGGCGCTCACCCCCGTACTGGAGGCCGCCGATGCCGCCGGTGTCCCGCTCGCGATCGAGCCCGAACCCGGTCAACTCCTCGCCACGCTCGCCGACTTCCACCGGCTGCGCCGCGACCTGGGCAGTCCCGAAGGGCTCGGCCTGACCCTCGACATCGGCCACTGTCAGTGCCTGGAACCGCTGCCTCCCGCCGACTGCGTCCGCGCGGCGGCGCCCTGGCTGCGGCATGTGCAGATCGAGGACATGCGCCGAGGCGTCCACGAGCATCTGCCGTTCGGGGAAGGGGAGATCGATTTCCCGCCAGTGCTCGACGCCCTCGCCACCACCGGCTACCGGGGCCTGGCCGTCGTCGAACTGCCCCGCCACTCCCACGCCGGCCCCCAACTGGCCGCCCGGTCCCTCGACTTCCTGCGCTCCGTAACCCGGCCGGCACCGCGAGGAGGCACACCATGA
- a CDS encoding EboA domain-containing protein: protein MTTHGTGIGKAGAGTLPVLGAVRDRLDAALDATARAWLHAALAGAAAHPVSAPPQDALPPWQLRFAEAGRRTGDEHADAVRLLLLHAARADTATLTALYAQGTAAERRAVLLALPHLVEGPDALPLIEDALRANDTRLVAAAVGPYAAAHLTDHAWRHAVLKCLFTGVPVDAVAGLADRSRGDGELARMLGDFADERTAAGRPVPDDLHRVLALTAPESLTNGRADPHGKES from the coding sequence ATGACCACGCACGGCACAGGTATAGGTAAAGCAGGCGCCGGTACCCTTCCCGTCCTCGGCGCCGTCCGCGACCGCCTCGACGCCGCACTGGACGCCACCGCCCGCGCCTGGCTGCACGCGGCGCTCGCCGGTGCAGCCGCACACCCCGTCTCCGCCCCGCCCCAAGATGCCCTCCCTCCATGGCAGTTGCGGTTCGCCGAAGCCGGTCGCCGTACCGGCGACGAGCACGCGGACGCCGTCCGGCTCCTCCTGCTGCACGCCGCCCGCGCCGACACCGCCACCCTCACCGCCCTGTACGCGCAGGGCACCGCCGCCGAGCGCCGCGCCGTACTGCTCGCCCTGCCCCACCTGGTGGAAGGCCCGGACGCCCTCCCTCTGATCGAGGACGCCCTGCGCGCCAACGACACCCGCCTGGTGGCGGCCGCCGTCGGGCCGTACGCCGCCGCCCACCTGACCGACCATGCGTGGCGGCACGCCGTTCTCAAGTGCCTGTTCACCGGGGTGCCGGTGGACGCCGTGGCGGGCCTGGCCGACCGCTCCCGTGGCGACGGCGAACTCGCCCGCATGCTCGGCGACTTCGCCGACGAGCGCACCGCCGCGGGCCGCCCTGTCCCCGACGACCTGCACCGCGTCCTGGCCCTCACCGCGCCCGAGTCCCTGACGAACGGCCGGGCCGATCCCCACGGCAAGGAGTCCTGA
- a CDS encoding TatD family hydrolase: protein MRIFDPHIHMTSRTTDDYKAMHAAGVRALVEPAFWLGQPRTSPASFYDYFDSLLGWEPFRAAQYGIAHHCTIALNPKEANDPRCTPVLDALPRYLVKDNVVAVGEIGYDSMTAAEDTALAAQLQLAADHGLPALVHTPHRDKLAGLRRTLDVVRESALPVERVLIDHLNETTVKEAKDSGAWLGFSVYPDTKMDEERMVEILRGHGPEKVLVNSAADWGNSDPLKTRKVADAMLAAGFTDDDVDHVLWRNPVAFYGLSDRLRLDVPATEPATHEGNSILRGGE, encoded by the coding sequence ATGCGCATCTTCGACCCCCACATCCACATGACCTCGCGCACCACCGACGACTACAAGGCGATGCACGCCGCCGGGGTGCGGGCCCTGGTGGAGCCGGCCTTCTGGCTCGGCCAGCCCCGCACCTCGCCCGCCTCCTTCTACGACTACTTCGACTCCCTCCTGGGATGGGAGCCCTTCCGCGCCGCCCAGTACGGGATCGCGCACCACTGCACGATCGCCCTCAACCCCAAAGAGGCGAACGACCCACGCTGTACCCCCGTCCTCGACGCGCTGCCCCGCTACCTCGTGAAGGACAACGTCGTCGCCGTCGGTGAGATCGGCTACGACTCCATGACCGCCGCCGAGGACACCGCGCTCGCCGCCCAGCTGCAACTGGCCGCCGACCACGGCCTGCCCGCCCTCGTGCACACCCCGCACCGCGACAAGCTCGCCGGGCTGCGCCGCACCCTCGACGTCGTCCGCGAGTCCGCGCTGCCCGTCGAGCGGGTCCTGATCGACCACCTCAACGAGACCACCGTCAAGGAGGCCAAGGACTCCGGCGCCTGGCTCGGCTTCTCCGTCTACCCGGACACCAAGATGGACGAGGAGCGGATGGTGGAGATCCTGCGCGGCCACGGTCCGGAGAAGGTCCTCGTCAACTCCGCGGCCGACTGGGGCAACAGCGACCCGCTCAAGACCCGCAAGGTCGCCGACGCCATGCTCGCCGCCGGCTTCACCGACGACGACGTCGACCATGTGCTGTGGCGCAACCCGGTCGCCTTCTACGGACTCAGTGACCGTCTGCGGCTCGACGTCCCCGCGACGGAACCCGCCACCCACGAAGGCAACTCGATCCTGCGCGGCGGTGAGTGA
- the eboE gene encoding metabolite traffic protein EboE, which translates to MRFRHPDGSTVHLAYCTNVHPAETLDGVLAQLRDHCEPVRKRLGRDRLGIGLWLAKDAARALITDPVALRGLRTELDRRGLEVVTLNGFPYEGFGAAEVKYRVYKPDWVDEERLTHTVDLARLLGVLLPADATEGTVSTLPLAWRTAHDPQRAERARAALRTLAERLDTIEELTGRSIRIGLEPEPGCIVETTGDAIGPLTDVARTDRIGLCLDTCHLATSFEPPDAALDALSAARIPVVKAQLSAALHAEHPHLPEVRAALAAFDEPRFLHQTRARADGALHGVDDLGEALAADGQGLPQGVPWRAHFHVPLHAAPAAPLTSTLDVLKDTLTRLVGGARPLTRHLEVETYTWQALPPALRPRGRQQLADGIAAELALARDLLTDLGLKELP; encoded by the coding sequence ATGCGCTTCCGGCACCCCGACGGCTCCACCGTCCACCTCGCCTACTGCACCAACGTGCACCCCGCCGAAACCCTCGACGGCGTCCTCGCCCAACTCCGCGACCACTGCGAACCCGTACGCAAACGCCTCGGCAGGGACCGCCTCGGCATCGGCCTGTGGCTCGCGAAGGACGCCGCCCGCGCCCTGATCACCGACCCCGTCGCGCTGCGCGGGCTGCGCACCGAACTCGACCGGCGCGGCCTCGAGGTCGTCACCCTCAACGGCTTCCCCTACGAGGGCTTCGGCGCCGCGGAGGTCAAGTACCGCGTCTACAAGCCGGACTGGGTCGACGAGGAGCGCCTCACCCACACCGTCGACCTGGCCCGGCTGCTCGGCGTCCTGCTGCCCGCCGACGCCACCGAGGGCACCGTCTCCACCCTGCCGCTGGCCTGGCGCACCGCCCACGACCCGCAGCGCGCCGAACGGGCCCGCGCCGCCCTGCGCACCCTCGCCGAACGCCTCGACACCATCGAGGAACTGACCGGCCGCTCCATCCGCATCGGCCTGGAACCCGAACCCGGGTGCATCGTCGAGACCACCGGCGACGCCATCGGCCCCCTCACCGACGTCGCCCGCACCGACCGCATCGGCCTGTGTCTGGACACCTGCCACCTCGCCACCTCCTTTGAACCACCCGACGCCGCGCTCGACGCCCTCTCCGCCGCCCGTATCCCCGTCGTGAAGGCGCAGCTCTCCGCCGCCCTCCATGCCGAACACCCCCATCTGCCCGAAGTCCGGGCCGCGCTCGCCGCGTTCGACGAACCCCGATTCCTGCACCAGACCCGCGCCCGCGCCGACGGCGCCCTGCACGGCGTCGACGACCTCGGCGAAGCGCTGGCGGCCGACGGGCAGGGGCTGCCGCAGGGTGTGCCCTGGCGCGCCCACTTCCACGTCCCGCTGCACGCGGCCCCCGCCGCGCCTCTCACCTCCACGCTCGATGTCCTCAAGGACACGCTGACCCGCCTCGTCGGTGGTGCGCGTCCGCTCACCCGCCACCTGGAGGTCGAGACCTACACCTGGCAGGCCCTCCCTCCGGCCCTGCGACCGCGCGGGCGCCAGCAGCTCGCCGACGGCATCGCCGCGGAACTCGCCCTGGCCCGCGACCTGTTGACCGACCTCGGCCTCAAGGAGCTGCCATG